In Streptomyces nojiriensis, one genomic interval encodes:
- a CDS encoding ABC transporter ATP-binding protein, with amino-acid sequence MPDNGLPDNVLEVTGLRRSYGAVRAVDDVSFVLPEGGSLGIVGESGSGKTTTARIVVGLERADEGQVLVGGRNRTARGGGRGRARRLARAREVQMVFQDPYLSLDPRTSVEAALRETLRLHFPGRDHAGRIRELLDQVGLGTRAADALPRQLSGGQRQRVAIARALAVEPSVLVLDEAVAALDVSVQAQILNLLADIREQTRIGYLFITHDLGVVRCVTDEIVVMRHGRIVEAGATAEVLAAPRHPYTRLLLESVPRPGWDPEAIAAARRAL; translated from the coding sequence ATGCCCGATAACGGACTTCCCGACAACGTCCTGGAGGTCACGGGGCTGCGCCGCTCATACGGAGCCGTGCGCGCCGTGGACGACGTGTCCTTCGTCCTCCCCGAGGGCGGCTCGCTGGGGATCGTGGGGGAGTCCGGCTCCGGCAAGACCACCACCGCGCGGATCGTCGTCGGACTGGAACGTGCCGACGAGGGCCAGGTCCTGGTCGGCGGCCGGAACCGGACCGCGCGGGGCGGCGGCCGCGGCCGCGCGCGGCGCCTGGCCCGTGCCCGCGAGGTCCAGATGGTCTTCCAGGACCCGTACCTCTCCCTCGATCCGCGGACCAGTGTCGAGGCGGCCCTGCGCGAGACCCTGCGCCTGCACTTCCCGGGCCGGGACCACGCCGGGCGGATACGGGAGTTGCTCGACCAGGTGGGTCTGGGCACCCGGGCCGCCGACGCCCTGCCGCGGCAGCTGTCCGGCGGCCAGCGTCAGCGCGTCGCCATCGCGCGGGCCCTGGCCGTCGAGCCGTCCGTCCTCGTCTTGGACGAGGCGGTCGCCGCGCTCGACGTCTCCGTACAGGCGCAGATCCTCAACCTGCTCGCGGACATCAGGGAGCAGACCCGGATCGGGTACCTCTTCATCACCCACGACCTGGGCGTCGTACGGTGCGTCACCGACGAGATCGTCGTGATGCGCCACGGCCGGATCGTGGAGGCGGGCGCCACGGCCGAGGTGCTCGCCGCGCCCCGGCACCCCTACACCCGGCTGCTCCTGGAGTCGGTGCCCCGCCCGGGCTGGGACCCGGAGGCGATCGCCGCGGCCCGCAGGGCGCTCTAG
- a CDS encoding helix-turn-helix transcriptional regulator: MINMTIDRRNLADFLRRSRDRVRPSDVGLTAGPRRRTAGLRREEVAQLAGMSADYYMRMEQARGPQPSPQILSSLARALRLSDDERDHLHLLAGHRPPAGRVGGDRVGAGLLHLLDQLPGTAAQVLGDLGDVLAQNDLARSLLGGVCTVSEHGRNVIWRWFADPAARDAYPAGEHDHYSRLHVADLRAAVARRGAADPVAGRLVDRLGEASEEFAGLWALHEVAVRRRSRMRVIHPVVGPVDLDCQVLLAQEEDQRLVLFTPPPGSDTADRLALLRVLGTERFPSEVG; encoded by the coding sequence ATGATCAACATGACGATCGACCGCCGGAACCTCGCCGACTTCCTCCGCCGTTCGCGTGACCGGGTGCGTCCGTCGGACGTGGGTCTGACCGCGGGGCCGAGGCGGCGGACAGCCGGGCTGCGGCGCGAGGAGGTCGCCCAGCTCGCCGGGATGTCGGCCGACTACTACATGCGGATGGAGCAGGCCCGCGGCCCGCAGCCGTCACCGCAGATCCTCTCCTCGCTGGCCCGGGCCCTGCGGCTCAGCGACGACGAACGCGACCACCTCCACCTGCTCGCCGGGCACCGCCCGCCCGCCGGGCGGGTCGGTGGCGACCGGGTCGGCGCGGGACTGCTGCACCTGCTGGACCAACTGCCCGGCACCGCGGCCCAGGTCCTCGGCGACCTCGGCGACGTGTTGGCCCAGAACGACCTGGCGCGGTCCCTGCTGGGCGGCGTGTGCACGGTCTCCGAGCACGGCCGCAACGTGATCTGGCGCTGGTTCGCCGACCCGGCCGCGCGGGACGCGTACCCGGCCGGGGAACACGACCACTACAGCCGGTTGCACGTCGCCGATCTGCGCGCCGCCGTCGCCCGCCGGGGCGCCGCCGACCCGGTGGCCGGCCGGCTGGTTGACCGTCTGGGGGAGGCGAGCGAGGAGTTCGCCGGCCTGTGGGCCCTGCACGAGGTCGCCGTCCGGCGCCGCAGCCGGATGCGGGTGATCCACCCGGTCGTCGGTCCCGTCGACCTCGACTGCCAGGTCCTCCTCGCCCAGGAGGAGGACCAGCGCCTCGTGCTCTTCACCCCGCCGCCCGGTTCGGACACGGCCGACCGCCTCGCCCTGCTCCGGGTCCTCGGCACCGAACGGTTCCCCTCGGAAGTAGGTTGA
- a CDS encoding ABC transporter ATP-binding protein, with protein sequence MGTPEPPESPPGKGPVILALRYYGRELVRLRWLTAPAMLLPALGNIGINYIAPLIVAKLVGRIAGGGSTTVDAMTPYVLGFAGVLLLAEALWRLGLHCLNRLDARGIEHLYVVGMDELFAKDAAFFHDNFAGSLTKRVLSFASRFEEFVDTLTFSVMGSFVPLVFASVVLWQYDPLLVAGLLILIAVTALGVAPLIRRRQGLVAQREEAIARVSGHVADSLMNMDTVRAFAAEEREAAEHRSRVAESRRLTLRSWDYGNLRIDTVVAPMSVLTNALGLLLAVTLGGGEHGVEAVIVAFTYYASATRIMFEFNQIYRRLESSMTEAAQFTELLLTPPTVLDPVSPEPLRPGSSDVRFERVTFAHGGGEPLFDSLDLDVPGGTKIGLVGRSGGGKTTLTRLLMRMTDIESGRILIGGQDITRLRQADLRSLIAYVPQDPAMFHRTLRDNIAFARPDATEAEIRRAAEAAHVTEFTDALPDGFDTMVGERGVKLSGGQRQRVALARAILRDAPILLLDEATSALDSESEILVQEALWRLMEGRTALVVAHRLSTVATMDRLVVLDRGRIVEHGTHQELLASEGAYAKLWQHQSGGFIDDTAAARSGVD encoded by the coding sequence ATGGGAACGCCTGAACCGCCCGAAAGTCCACCGGGCAAGGGCCCGGTCATCCTCGCACTTCGCTACTACGGACGGGAGTTGGTCCGCCTCCGATGGCTGACCGCACCCGCGATGCTGCTCCCGGCGCTGGGCAACATCGGCATCAACTACATCGCTCCGCTGATCGTCGCCAAACTCGTCGGCCGCATCGCCGGCGGTGGCAGCACCACCGTCGACGCGATGACGCCGTACGTCCTCGGCTTCGCCGGGGTCCTGCTCCTCGCGGAGGCGCTGTGGCGCCTCGGACTGCACTGCCTCAACCGCCTCGACGCCCGCGGCATCGAGCACCTGTACGTGGTCGGCATGGACGAACTGTTCGCCAAGGACGCCGCGTTCTTCCACGACAACTTCGCCGGGTCGCTGACCAAGCGGGTCCTCAGTTTCGCCTCCCGCTTCGAGGAGTTCGTCGACACCCTGACCTTCTCGGTCATGGGCAGCTTCGTACCGCTGGTGTTCGCCTCCGTGGTGCTGTGGCAGTACGACCCGCTGCTCGTCGCCGGACTCCTGATCCTGATCGCCGTGACGGCACTGGGCGTGGCGCCCCTGATCCGGCGCCGCCAAGGCCTCGTCGCCCAGCGCGAGGAGGCGATCGCCCGGGTGTCGGGCCACGTCGCCGACAGCCTGATGAACATGGACACCGTCCGGGCCTTCGCCGCCGAGGAACGCGAGGCGGCCGAGCACCGCTCGCGCGTCGCGGAGTCGCGCCGGCTCACCCTGCGCTCCTGGGACTACGGCAACCTGCGCATCGACACGGTGGTCGCGCCGATGTCCGTACTGACCAACGCGCTGGGCCTGCTGCTCGCCGTCACGCTCGGCGGGGGAGAGCACGGCGTGGAGGCGGTCATCGTCGCCTTCACCTACTACGCCAGCGCGACGCGGATCATGTTCGAGTTCAACCAGATCTACCGGCGGCTGGAGAGCTCGATGACGGAGGCCGCGCAGTTCACCGAACTGCTCCTCACGCCGCCGACCGTACTCGACCCGGTATCCCCCGAGCCGCTGCGGCCCGGGTCCTCCGACGTCCGCTTCGAGCGGGTCACCTTCGCCCACGGCGGCGGCGAGCCGCTCTTCGACAGCCTCGACCTGGACGTGCCCGGCGGCACGAAGATCGGCCTCGTCGGCCGGTCCGGGGGAGGCAAGACCACGCTCACCCGGCTGCTGATGCGGATGACGGACATCGAATCCGGCCGGATCCTGATCGGCGGCCAGGACATCACCCGGCTGCGCCAGGCCGACCTGCGCAGCCTGATCGCCTACGTCCCGCAGGACCCGGCGATGTTCCACCGCACCCTGCGGGACAACATCGCCTTCGCCCGCCCGGACGCCACCGAGGCCGAGATCCGCCGCGCGGCCGAGGCGGCGCACGTCACGGAGTTCACCGACGCCCTGCCCGACGGCTTCGACACCATGGTGGGCGAGCGCGGCGTCAAGCTGTCCGGCGGTCAGCGCCAGCGCGTCGCGCTCGCCCGGGCGATCCTGCGCGACGCGCCGATCCTGCTGCTCGACGAGGCCACCAGCGCCCTGGACTCGGAGAGCGAGATCCTCGTCCAGGAGGCGCTGTGGCGGCTCATGGAGGGCCGTACGGCCCTCGTGGTGGCGCACCGGCTGAGTACGGTCGCGACCATGGACCGGCTCGTCGTCCTCGACCGCGGACGCATCGTCGAGCACGGCACGCACCAGGAGCTGCTCGCCTCGGAGGGCGCCTACGCGAAGCTGTGGCAGCACCAGTCGGGGGGCTTCATCGACGACACCGCCGCCGCGCGCTCGGGCGTCGACTGA
- a CDS encoding ABC transporter permease — translation MSFVRFAVRRVAEMAATLLTASFVVFGAMYLAPGNPASFLLAGRSASPEALASINAQYHLDDPFLVRYFRWLGDVLQGDFGRSITYRTDVSRLLADRLPTTLLLIVMSLAVVVAVGLLLGRIAAVRGGATDSAILVTTTFAVGTPSFVAAVLLQGLFAVNLGWFPSSGAGDGGLGDMLWHLTLPAVALALYLIGMLARVTRSAMLEALDSDHVTVARSRGVPERQVIRRHVFRNSLGTVLTTGGLIVSTLLVCTILVETAFSIGGIGQLLELSTTTKDFPTVQAISLIIVALFMIVNLIVDLLLPLVDPRVTLGTRSAAV, via the coding sequence GTGAGTTTCGTCAGATTCGCCGTACGCAGGGTGGCGGAGATGGCCGCCACCCTCCTGACCGCCTCGTTCGTGGTCTTCGGGGCCATGTACCTGGCACCGGGCAACCCGGCGAGCTTCCTGCTCGCCGGCCGCTCGGCCTCCCCGGAGGCCCTCGCCTCGATCAACGCCCAGTACCACCTGGACGACCCCTTCCTCGTGCGGTACTTCCGGTGGCTGGGCGACGTTCTGCAGGGCGACTTCGGGCGGTCGATCACCTACCGCACCGATGTCTCGAGGCTGCTGGCGGACCGCCTGCCCACCACCCTGCTGCTCATCGTGATGTCGCTCGCCGTGGTCGTCGCCGTCGGCCTCCTCCTCGGCCGGATCGCCGCCGTCCGCGGCGGGGCCACCGACTCCGCCATCCTCGTCACCACGACCTTCGCCGTCGGTACCCCGTCCTTCGTCGCGGCGGTCCTGCTCCAAGGCCTCTTCGCCGTCAACCTCGGCTGGTTCCCCAGCAGCGGGGCGGGGGACGGCGGCCTCGGCGACATGCTCTGGCACCTCACGCTCCCCGCCGTCGCCCTCGCGCTCTACCTGATCGGCATGCTCGCCCGGGTCACCCGCTCCGCCATGCTCGAAGCCCTCGACAGCGACCACGTCACCGTCGCCCGCAGCCGGGGCGTCCCCGAACGCCAGGTCATCAGGCGCCACGTGTTCCGCAACTCGCTCGGCACCGTCCTGACCACCGGCGGCCTCATCGTCTCCACCCTGCTGGTGTGCACCATCCTGGTGGAGACGGCCTTCAGCATCGGCGGCATCGGGCAGCTCCTCGAACTGTCCACCACCACCAAGGACTTCCCGACCGTCCAGGCCATCTCCCTGATCATCGTCGCCCTCTTCATGATCGTGAACCTGATCGTGGACCTGCTGCTGCCCCTGGTCGATCCCAGGGTCACCCTCGGAACGAGGAGCGCCGCCGTATGA
- a CDS encoding ABC transporter permease: MTAVLTRRPGLSRIRAAGSPLHLVCLALVAVVVLAALLAPWVVPHDPNAVDLGNALAAPSAAHPFGVDAAGRDTLSRLLLGARTSLLGPLGVVAFSTVAGIAIGTAAAWRGGWIDSVLSRSTELVFAFPGMLLAILIISVYGEGLLAPVIALAVAYLPYVSRLTRSLVLAERARPYVSAYRVQGHSALQICLRHILPNIAPVVLAQSTINFGYALMDLAGLSFLGLGVPALTPDWGRMVFDGQTAIQHGYPLSAILPCAFIVLTVVAFNVVGERWADRIARRPR, from the coding sequence ATGACCGCCGTCCTGACCCGCCGGCCCGGCCTCTCCCGGATCCGTGCCGCCGGCTCCCCGCTCCACCTGGTCTGCCTGGCCCTCGTCGCCGTCGTCGTCCTGGCCGCCCTGCTCGCACCCTGGGTCGTACCCCACGACCCCAACGCCGTCGACCTCGGCAACGCGCTGGCCGCACCCTCCGCCGCGCACCCGTTCGGCGTGGACGCGGCCGGCCGTGACACCCTCTCCCGGCTGCTGCTCGGCGCCCGCACCTCGCTGCTGGGACCGCTCGGCGTCGTCGCCTTCTCCACCGTCGCCGGCATCGCCATCGGCACGGCGGCGGCCTGGCGGGGCGGCTGGATCGACTCCGTGCTCTCCCGCAGCACGGAGCTCGTCTTCGCCTTCCCCGGCATGCTGCTGGCGATCCTGATCATCTCGGTCTACGGAGAGGGCCTGCTCGCCCCGGTCATCGCCCTCGCCGTGGCCTACCTGCCCTACGTCAGCCGCCTCACCCGGTCCCTGGTCCTGGCCGAGCGGGCCCGCCCGTACGTCAGCGCCTACCGGGTCCAGGGCCACTCGGCGCTGCAGATCTGCCTGCGCCACATCCTGCCCAACATCGCCCCCGTCGTGCTCGCCCAGTCCACCATCAACTTCGGCTACGCCCTGATGGACCTGGCCGGACTGTCCTTCCTCGGGCTCGGCGTACCCGCCCTCACCCCCGACTGGGGCCGCATGGTCTTCGACGGCCAGACCGCCATCCAGCACGGCTACCCGCTGTCCGCGATCCTGCCCTGTGCCTTCATCGTGCTGACGGTGGTCGCCTTCAACGTGGTCGGCGAACGCTGGGCCGACCGTATAGCCAGGAGGCCCCGATGA
- a CDS encoding agmatine deiminase family protein: protein MNDHAMNRPAGEGMGRRRFLAAAGLTAAAAALAATEGRAGAAAAIRPAAAGAFRVPIEDVRHTRTWMAWPDSTSIWGNTLGGVQQDIALIARTIAKYEPVYICANSGSAAKARSMCGSTVTVISTIPVDDCWMRDTGPVFRTDGSGGLDAVGLNFNGWGKKQAHSRDNLVAGRIASYVGVPFTAAALVGEGGAIEQDGAGTLMATRSSLVNKNRNPNRTEAQIEAALLAAYGASKVIWFDGVKGQDITDDHVDATSRFLTPGRAAVQMPLASDNDVYAKDARQQYQILSASTAADGTRMTVDQIQGPDYNKIRSANPDFLASYANYYLCNGAVISAHFGDTRADTAAKATLARLYPGRTVEQLNIDRLGTGGGGIHCVTQQQPVP from the coding sequence ATGAACGATCACGCAATGAACCGGCCCGCGGGCGAGGGCATGGGCAGGCGCAGGTTCCTGGCGGCGGCGGGACTCACCGCCGCCGCGGCCGCACTGGCGGCGACCGAGGGGCGGGCCGGCGCGGCCGCCGCGATCCGCCCGGCGGCCGCGGGCGCCTTCCGCGTGCCGATCGAGGACGTTCGGCACACCCGCACCTGGATGGCCTGGCCGGACTCCACCTCGATCTGGGGCAACACGCTCGGCGGCGTCCAGCAGGACATCGCGCTCATCGCACGCACCATCGCCAAGTACGAGCCGGTCTACATCTGCGCCAACTCCGGCAGCGCCGCCAAGGCCCGCTCGATGTGCGGCTCCACCGTCACCGTCATCAGCACCATCCCCGTCGACGACTGCTGGATGCGCGACACGGGACCCGTCTTCCGCACCGACGGATCCGGCGGTCTGGACGCCGTCGGCCTCAACTTCAACGGCTGGGGCAAGAAGCAGGCCCACTCCCGGGACAACCTGGTCGCCGGCCGTATCGCCTCCTACGTCGGGGTCCCCTTCACCGCAGCCGCGCTGGTCGGCGAGGGCGGCGCGATCGAGCAGGACGGCGCCGGCACCCTGATGGCCACCCGCAGCAGCCTGGTGAACAAGAACCGCAACCCCAACAGGACGGAGGCGCAGATCGAGGCCGCCCTGCTCGCCGCCTACGGCGCCTCCAAGGTCATCTGGTTCGACGGCGTCAAGGGCCAGGACATCACCGACGACCACGTCGACGCGACCTCGCGCTTCCTCACGCCCGGCCGGGCCGCCGTCCAGATGCCCCTGGCCTCCGACAACGACGTGTACGCCAAGGACGCCCGTCAGCAGTACCAGATCCTCTCCGCGTCCACCGCCGCCGACGGCACCCGCATGACGGTCGACCAGATCCAGGGCCCCGACTACAACAAGATCCGCTCCGCCAACCCGGACTTCCTCGCCTCCTACGCCAACTACTACCTGTGCAACGGTGCCGTCATCAGCGCCCACTTCGGCGACACCCGCGCCGACACCGCGGCGAAGGCCACCCTGGCCCGCCTCTACCCCGGCCGCACCGTCGAGCAGCTCAACATCGACCGGCTCGGCACCGGCGGCGGCGGGATCCACTGCGTCACCCAGCAGCAGCCCGTCCCGTAA
- a CDS encoding alpha/beta fold hydrolase, with amino-acid sequence MSAEATLTATAPRTATVRVADAEVHYDRAGSGPALVLVHGTGSGGAAVNWGRLLPRFTADRTVITPDLSGTERTVDGGGPLTVEGLAAQVIAVIEDADAGPVDLLGFSMGAPVSAAVAALRPDLVRRLILVAGWAHTDSDEYLRNLFTLWKQLGTSDPAAFGRAVAMTGFSRGFLNAIGRAQVELLIPNMPPTSGTLRHVDLDTRIDIRDLLPRIQAETLVIGCTQDITVPVENSRALHAAIADSRYAEIDAGHVAFFEKEDEFVRLVHEFVPAP; translated from the coding sequence ATGTCCGCCGAAGCCACCCTCACCGCCACCGCCCCCCGTACCGCGACCGTGCGGGTCGCCGACGCCGAGGTCCACTACGACCGCGCGGGCTCGGGCCCCGCGCTCGTGCTCGTCCACGGCACCGGCTCGGGCGGGGCCGCCGTGAACTGGGGCCGGCTGCTGCCTCGTTTCACCGCCGACCGCACCGTCATCACCCCGGACCTCTCGGGCACCGAGCGCACCGTGGACGGCGGGGGGCCGCTGACCGTGGAAGGCCTGGCCGCCCAGGTCATCGCCGTCATCGAGGACGCGGACGCCGGTCCGGTGGACCTGCTGGGCTTCTCCATGGGCGCGCCGGTGTCCGCCGCCGTCGCCGCCCTGCGCCCCGACCTCGTACGCCGTCTGATCCTGGTCGCCGGATGGGCCCACACCGACAGCGACGAGTACCTGCGCAACCTCTTCACCCTCTGGAAGCAGCTCGGCACCTCCGACCCGGCCGCATTCGGCCGCGCCGTCGCCATGACCGGCTTCAGCCGCGGATTCCTCAACGCGATCGGCCGCGCACAGGTGGAACTGCTGATCCCCAACATGCCGCCCACCTCCGGCACCCTGCGCCACGTCGACCTGGACACCCGTATCGACATCCGCGACCTGCTGCCGCGCATCCAGGCCGAGACGCTGGTGATCGGCTGCACCCAGGACATCACCGTCCCGGTGGAGAACAGCCGCGCCCTGCACGCGGCGATCGCCGACAGCCGCTACGCCGAGATCGACGCCGGGCACGTCGCGTTCTTCGAGAAGGAGGACGAATTCGTGCGGCTGGTGCACGAGTTCGTCCCCGCTCCGTGA
- a CDS encoding carbonic anhydrase: MSIHEEGRGGPGRRRLLRVVLTGTVALGAGLVAGSPRAPDAPVAGGPGRTRPATPVSALRELETGNARWRTLHERHPDETRTVRQTLVGGQHPFAVVLGCVDSRVPPELVFDQGLGDLLTVRSAGEVLDEAVLGSIAYGVLELGIPLIVVLGHQSCGAVAAAVRADEGGPPLPGHMQYLVEQIHPAIDHALRGAARIDAAITANVRLVRTRLAAEPELAAKVAAGDLAVVAARYELTSQRVRRLG; this comes from the coding sequence ATGAGCATCCATGAGGAAGGCCGCGGCGGCCCGGGACGGCGCCGGCTGCTCCGGGTGGTACTGACCGGCACGGTGGCCCTGGGAGCCGGCCTGGTGGCCGGTTCCCCCCGTGCCCCGGACGCCCCCGTCGCCGGCGGCCCCGGAAGGACCCGGCCCGCCACCCCCGTGTCCGCGCTACGGGAACTGGAGACGGGCAACGCGCGCTGGCGGACCCTGCACGAGCGGCACCCCGACGAGACGCGGACCGTGCGCCAGACCCTGGTCGGCGGCCAGCACCCCTTCGCCGTCGTCCTCGGCTGCGTCGACTCCCGCGTCCCCCCGGAGCTGGTCTTCGACCAGGGCCTGGGCGATCTGCTGACCGTACGGTCGGCGGGCGAGGTCCTGGACGAGGCGGTGCTCGGCAGCATCGCCTACGGAGTCCTCGAACTGGGCATCCCGCTGATCGTCGTCCTCGGCCACCAGTCGTGCGGGGCGGTCGCCGCGGCCGTCCGGGCCGACGAGGGCGGGCCCCCGCTGCCGGGCCACATGCAGTACCTGGTCGAACAGATCCACCCGGCGATCGACCACGCGCTGCGCGGCGCCGCGCGGATCGACGCCGCGATCACCGCGAACGTACGGCTGGTGCGGACGCGGCTCGCCGCGGAACCGGAGCTCGCCGCCAAGGTCGCGGCCGGGGACCTCGCCGTGGTCGCGGCCCGGTACGAACTCACCAGCCAGCGGGTGCGCCGGCTCGGCTGA
- a CDS encoding TetR/AcrR family transcriptional regulator, with amino-acid sequence MAAVAKDSGGRPAAPPARAGRPRASAKGEQTRARLIAAARTLLAGEAGEGFTTRNVAALSGVSHGMCHYHFHDRTDLVLAVIQDIRPEWITPLEAAVSGPGPFAERAERVVQLLGRPEGAELSHLHSALHWQALNDARVRESLEAEYRRWRACFVALFQVLADERGGSLDPRPLGLAVAAAVDGLAAMDSLGSDGGTGPILRTLIRTLAAGAAAGAGSGP; translated from the coding sequence ATGGCAGCTGTCGCGAAGGACTCCGGGGGCCGGCCGGCCGCTCCCCCTGCAAGGGCCGGCCGGCCACGGGCCTCGGCGAAGGGCGAACAGACCCGGGCACGGCTGATCGCCGCCGCGCGGACCCTGCTCGCGGGAGAGGCGGGCGAGGGCTTCACCACCCGCAACGTCGCCGCGCTGTCGGGCGTTTCACACGGAATGTGCCACTACCACTTCCACGACCGGACCGATCTCGTCCTGGCGGTCATCCAGGACATCCGCCCGGAATGGATCACGCCGCTGGAGGCGGCGGTGTCGGGCCCCGGGCCCTTCGCCGAGCGTGCCGAACGGGTCGTCCAATTGCTCGGCCGGCCCGAGGGCGCCGAGCTCTCCCACCTCCATTCCGCCCTGCACTGGCAGGCGTTGAACGACGCCCGGGTCCGGGAGAGCCTGGAAGCCGAGTACCGGCGCTGGCGCGCCTGCTTCGTCGCCCTCTTCCAGGTCCTGGCCGACGAACGCGGCGGGAGCCTGGACCCGCGCCCCCTGGGACTGGCGGTGGCCGCCGCCGTGGACGGCCTGGCCGCCATGGACTCCCTCGGCTCCGACGGCGGTACGGGGCCGATCCTGCGGACCCTGATCCGTACCCTCGCCGCGGGAGCCGCCGCGGGAGCCGGATCCGGGCCGTGA
- a CDS encoding ABC transporter ATP-binding protein, with protein MPPRPPRPPQVPHPTSPAPTLDIQGLRITLPGTARPVLDGVDLTVSTGETVALVGESGSGKSLTSRSALNLLPPGAVVEGAVRVGGEDVLTMNADRLRTVRARTVAMVFQDPRAAVNPLRRIGDFLTESATSTRAMGRAEATARATELLEAVGLDPAVLRKYPGQVSGGMLQRVVIAAALMGDPVLLLADEPTTALDVTSQAEVVSLLAGLRARFGTGLLFVTHDLDLAAAISDRVYVMYAGRIAESGPAEALFARPRHPYTAALLASTPRMDGPRGRLSAIEGQPPDLRQALHGCAFAARCPLATEVCDQQVPLPVAAPGRPGHLAACHHSDRLEGSTVDAR; from the coding sequence ATGCCGCCGCGACCGCCGCGACCGCCGCAAGTGCCGCACCCCACGTCACCGGCACCCACCCTCGACATCCAGGGGCTGCGGATCACCCTCCCCGGTACCGCCAGGCCCGTCCTCGACGGCGTCGACCTCACCGTCTCCACCGGTGAGACCGTCGCCCTCGTAGGGGAGTCCGGCTCCGGCAAGAGCCTCACCTCGCGCAGCGCGCTGAACCTGCTGCCGCCCGGAGCCGTCGTCGAAGGGGCCGTGCGGGTCGGCGGCGAGGACGTCCTGACCATGAACGCCGACCGGCTGCGCACGGTACGCGCCCGCACCGTCGCCATGGTCTTCCAGGACCCCCGCGCCGCCGTCAACCCACTGCGCCGCATCGGTGACTTCCTCACCGAGAGCGCCACCTCGACCCGGGCCATGGGCCGGGCCGAGGCGACGGCGCGCGCCACCGAGCTCCTGGAGGCCGTGGGCCTGGACCCGGCGGTGCTGCGCAAGTACCCCGGCCAGGTCTCCGGCGGCATGCTCCAGCGCGTGGTGATCGCGGCGGCCCTCATGGGGGACCCCGTCCTCCTGCTGGCCGACGAGCCCACCACCGCGCTGGACGTCACCTCCCAGGCCGAGGTCGTCTCCCTGCTGGCCGGGCTCCGCGCCCGCTTCGGCACCGGCCTGCTGTTCGTCACGCACGACCTCGACCTCGCGGCCGCCATCAGCGACCGCGTCTACGTCATGTACGCGGGCCGGATCGCCGAGAGCGGGCCCGCCGAGGCCCTCTTCGCGCGCCCCCGGCACCCGTACACGGCCGCCCTGCTGGCCTCCACCCCGCGGATGGACGGTCCGCGCGGCCGGCTCTCCGCCATCGAGGGCCAGCCGCCGGACCTGCGCCAGGCCCTCCACGGCTGTGCCTTCGCCGCGCGCTGCCCGCTCGCCACGGAGGTCTGCGACCAGCAGGTCCCGCTGCCGGTGGCCGCCCCGGGCCGGCCGGGGCACCTGGCCGCCTGCCACCACAGCGACCGGCTCGAAGGGAGCACCGTCGATGCCCGATAA